A genomic segment from Lignipirellula cremea encodes:
- the infB gene encoding translation initiation factor IF-2, which translates to MVEPPVVKAPAPKPPAPEETPAAAPVAKAPVAPPAPAKPAPAPPAEESGPMRRGFSPLGGRGGKIKVMPNKNKAEKKEKGAGDPRKDQPKKPDQPAIRLASMPEVKQPAPKAAEPEVKAQKPDIRLPKDAINKAKRGTPAPLEQYTDQQKKGKTARPETTPAAGESGAAAPLDRSRKRRGAKGETLDPDEKRIMAKTRPDRKGRRGRGGLDDDERGRPSYNRRKGRKVKPPADRKKAIVLQLPCTVREFSEAAGISSGEVLKFLMSEGIAITINGKIEDQMVELLVAHFDVKVEVRQHETLEDSHISVLDDREDSPEDMVMRPPVVTFLGHVDHGKTSLLDALIGINVVSGEAGGITQHIRAYEVEKNGRMIAFVDTPGHEAFTEMRARGANVTDIAVLVVAAEDGVMPQTEEAISHARAAGVPIVVALNKIDLPGADANRVMQQLAQFNLLPSEWGGETEVVKTSALSGEGLDELLETLLLVADLNEWKANPNRPALGVCLESEQDPARGVTAKMIVQKGTLKVGDVIVCGSAHGRVKAMYNTLHKNKRLTEAGPSTPINLIGLDVAPEAGESFHVLEDIGVARELAEKREFDRKSGQLSGHSTEVTYDRFLALLEDGKLGKPNEVITLNLILRADTRGSIEAIQKEFTKFTHPEVQVRILQASVGGVSVADVTLAHASQAVIVAFNVIPDEAARAMADDRGVEVRRYEVIYKVTDDIKLMLEGRLKPEEQVVELGMAGVMQTFDISRVGTIAGCRVMRGTIERNARARVYRENRMIGDYPIDALKREKDDAKEVRQGFECGIKLAGFNDVKVGDMLEAYKIQEVARTLDS; encoded by the coding sequence GTGGTTGAGCCGCCTGTCGTCAAGGCTCCCGCTCCCAAGCCGCCGGCGCCGGAAGAAACGCCTGCCGCCGCTCCGGTCGCCAAGGCGCCAGTCGCCCCGCCAGCTCCGGCCAAGCCGGCTCCGGCCCCGCCCGCTGAAGAATCCGGGCCGATGCGTCGCGGTTTCAGTCCGCTGGGCGGACGCGGCGGCAAAATCAAGGTGATGCCGAACAAGAACAAGGCGGAAAAGAAAGAGAAGGGCGCCGGCGATCCGCGCAAGGATCAGCCGAAGAAGCCCGACCAGCCCGCCATTCGGCTGGCCTCGATGCCCGAGGTCAAGCAGCCCGCGCCCAAAGCGGCCGAACCGGAAGTCAAAGCGCAGAAGCCCGATATTCGCCTGCCGAAAGACGCCATCAACAAGGCCAAACGCGGCACCCCGGCTCCGCTGGAACAGTACACCGATCAGCAGAAAAAAGGGAAAACGGCCCGTCCGGAAACCACTCCGGCCGCCGGCGAAAGCGGAGCAGCCGCTCCCCTGGATCGCAGCCGCAAACGCCGCGGCGCCAAAGGGGAAACGCTTGATCCCGATGAAAAGCGGATCATGGCCAAAACGCGGCCCGATCGCAAAGGCCGTCGCGGTCGCGGCGGTCTCGACGACGATGAACGTGGTCGTCCCTCGTACAACCGCCGGAAAGGCCGCAAGGTCAAGCCTCCCGCCGACCGGAAAAAGGCGATCGTTCTGCAGCTGCCCTGCACCGTTCGCGAGTTCTCCGAAGCGGCCGGTATCTCCTCCGGCGAAGTGCTCAAGTTTTTGATGTCCGAAGGCATCGCCATCACCATTAACGGCAAGATCGAAGACCAGATGGTCGAACTGCTGGTGGCGCATTTCGATGTGAAGGTGGAAGTTCGCCAGCATGAAACCCTTGAGGACTCTCATATCTCTGTCCTCGATGATCGCGAAGACTCGCCCGAAGACATGGTCATGCGACCCCCCGTCGTCACGTTCCTGGGCCATGTCGACCACGGCAAAACCTCGCTGCTCGACGCGCTGATCGGCATCAATGTGGTGTCGGGCGAAGCCGGCGGCATTACGCAGCACATTCGCGCCTACGAAGTCGAAAAGAACGGTCGCATGATCGCCTTTGTCGATACGCCTGGTCACGAAGCGTTCACAGAAATGCGAGCCCGCGGGGCGAATGTCACCGACATTGCCGTGCTGGTGGTCGCCGCCGAAGACGGCGTGATGCCCCAGACCGAAGAAGCGATCAGCCATGCCCGGGCCGCCGGCGTGCCGATCGTGGTCGCCCTGAACAAGATCGATCTCCCCGGCGCCGACGCCAATCGCGTCATGCAGCAGCTGGCCCAGTTCAACCTGCTTCCCAGCGAATGGGGCGGCGAGACGGAAGTGGTCAAAACCAGCGCCCTGTCCGGCGAAGGGCTGGATGAACTGCTGGAAACGCTGCTCCTGGTCGCGGACCTCAATGAATGGAAAGCGAACCCCAATCGGCCCGCCCTGGGCGTTTGCCTGGAGTCCGAACAGGATCCGGCCCGCGGCGTCACGGCGAAAATGATCGTGCAAAAGGGAACGCTCAAGGTGGGCGATGTCATTGTCTGCGGCAGCGCCCATGGCCGTGTCAAAGCCATGTACAACACCCTGCACAAGAACAAGCGTCTGACCGAAGCCGGTCCTTCGACCCCGATCAATCTGATCGGTCTCGATGTGGCTCCCGAAGCGGGCGAGTCGTTCCACGTGCTGGAAGATATCGGCGTCGCTCGCGAACTGGCCGAAAAACGCGAGTTTGATCGGAAAAGCGGCCAGCTTTCCGGCCACAGCACCGAGGTCACCTACGACCGCTTCCTGGCCCTGCTGGAAGACGGCAAGCTGGGCAAGCCTAACGAAGTGATTACCTTGAACCTGATTCTGCGGGCCGATACCCGCGGCTCGATCGAGGCGATCCAGAAAGAGTTCACCAAGTTCACGCACCCGGAAGTGCAGGTGCGGATTCTGCAGGCCTCGGTCGGCGGCGTGTCGGTTGCCGACGTAACGCTGGCCCATGCTTCGCAGGCAGTGATTGTCGCCTTTAACGTGATTCCCGATGAAGCGGCCCGCGCCATGGCGGACGACCGCGGCGTCGAGGTGCGGCGTTACGAGGTGATCTACAAAGTCACCGACGACATCAAACTGATGCTGGAAGGCCGCCTGAAGCCCGAAGAACAGGTGGTCGAGCTGGGCATGGCCGGTGTCATGCAGACCTTCGATATCAGCCGCGTCGGTACGATTGCCGGTTGCCGCGTGATGCGAGGCACCATCGAACGGAACGCCCGGGCTCGTGTTTATCGCGAGAACCGCATGATTGGCGACTATCCGATCGACGCCCTGAAAAGGGAAAAAGACGACGCCAAAGAGGTTCGCCAGGGCTTTGAATGCGGCATCAAGCTGGCGGGCTTTAACGACGTCAAAGTTGGCGACATGCTGGAAGCCTACAAGATCCAAGAAGTCGCCCGAACCCTCGATTCTTAA
- the rbfA gene encoding 30S ribosome-binding factor RbfA, with protein sequence MTSRRVLKAAAAIREVVSFAILTELRDPRVQYVTVTQVEVSPDMQQAKVYISVMGDEKTQQLTLHGLQSASGFLQSKISKRIDTRYTPRLKFLLDKGVKNSIAIAEILRQVLPGSGGKSSGDPADAADESQTEPPEAEASETEADDLDRSPASDDSADNPPASS encoded by the coding sequence ATGACATCACGCCGAGTTTTGAAAGCCGCCGCCGCCATTCGCGAGGTGGTTAGTTTCGCCATCCTGACCGAATTGCGCGACCCTCGCGTGCAGTATGTGACGGTGACCCAGGTAGAGGTCTCCCCCGACATGCAGCAGGCCAAGGTTTACATTTCGGTCATGGGCGACGAAAAAACCCAGCAACTTACCCTGCATGGCCTGCAGAGCGCCAGCGGGTTCTTGCAATCCAAAATCTCCAAACGCATTGATACCCGCTATACGCCGCGGCTGAAGTTCCTCCTGGACAAGGGGGTCAAGAACTCGATCGCGATCGCGGAGATATTGCGTCAGGTGCTGCCAGGCTCCGGGGGGAAAAGTTCGGGCGACCCTGCAGATGCAGCGGACGAATCCCAAACCGAACCGCCAGAAGCGGAAGCGTCAGAAACGGAAGCGGACGATCTCGATCGTTCTCCCGCCAGCGACGATTCGGCCGACAATCCTCCCGCTTCTTCTTAA